The proteins below are encoded in one region of Halalkalicoccus jeotgali B3:
- a CDS encoding NUDIX hydrolase has translation MDLSRVAGREPRRVTGEEREAAVLVPVVRRAEGPHVLFTKRAEDLSDHPGQMSFPGGGRETYDADIYATALREGHEEIGLREEEVGYVGQLDDIRTVTEFSITPFVVEIPDRTYEPNDREVAEIAVLPIAGLVNDANHELERREHPYYGEIVIHYFRVGGYTVWGATGRIVVQFLELVTDWRAPERLDPESYG, from the coding sequence ATGGACCTCAGTCGGGTCGCCGGACGGGAGCCGCGACGGGTCACGGGCGAGGAGCGCGAGGCGGCGGTGCTCGTTCCGGTTGTCCGTCGGGCCGAGGGACCACACGTGCTGTTTACCAAACGGGCCGAGGACCTCTCGGATCACCCGGGCCAGATGAGCTTTCCCGGTGGCGGACGCGAAACGTACGACGCGGACATCTACGCGACCGCGCTGCGGGAGGGACACGAGGAGATCGGCCTTCGCGAGGAGGAGGTCGGGTACGTCGGCCAACTTGACGACATCCGCACCGTAACGGAGTTCTCGATCACGCCCTTCGTCGTCGAGATTCCCGACCGGACCTACGAGCCCAACGACCGCGAGGTCGCGGAGATCGCCGTCCTCCCGATCGCGGGGCTCGTCAACGACGCGAACCACGAACTCGAACGCCGCGAGCACCCCTACTACGGCGAGATCGTCATCCACTACTTCCGCGTCGGTGGCTACACCGTCTGGGGGGCAACCGGACGGATCGTCGTCCAGTTTCTCGAACTCGTCACCGACTGGCGCGCACCCGAGCGCCTCGATCCCGAATCCTACGGATAG
- a CDS encoding DUF7109 family protein, translating to MLTDDELAGICDLFGALTREELARARSELAFRRDEEAGPEGRIEAALSTYALVEHDGLVLAGPAAFPTLPEGASDLPHILEAPDREVDREAAGEAVLAALAAEEDTELAREVSYDLEAWAPVDASAVREGEQERL from the coding sequence ATGCTCACGGACGACGAACTCGCGGGGATCTGTGACCTCTTCGGGGCACTGACGCGCGAGGAACTGGCTCGCGCACGCTCGGAACTGGCCTTCCGGCGCGACGAGGAAGCCGGTCCCGAGGGGCGCATCGAGGCGGCGCTTTCGACGTACGCACTGGTCGAACACGACGGGCTGGTGCTTGCGGGACCCGCCGCGTTCCCGACGCTGCCCGAGGGTGCAAGCGACCTGCCGCACATCCTCGAGGCTCCCGACCGCGAGGTCGACCGCGAGGCGGCAGGCGAGGCGGTGCTGGCGGCGCTGGCGGCCGAGGAGGACACCGAGCTGGCACGGGAGGTGAGCTACGATCTGGAGGCGTGGGCGCCGGTCGACGCGAGTGCGGTCCGTGAAGGCGAGCAAGAACGGCTATAA
- a CDS encoding MarR family transcriptional regulator: MDDTALLAALGEVEPASAGRIAAVLGAEHAAVAGRLEDLERAGRVRREDGEWRLAEDPRLDSSAEQMADRLGRERR; the protein is encoded by the coding sequence ATGGACGACACCGCACTCCTGGCCGCGCTCGGCGAGGTCGAACCCGCGAGCGCCGGGCGGATCGCCGCCGTCCTCGGGGCCGAACACGCCGCGGTCGCCGGACGCCTCGAGGACCTCGAGCGCGCGGGGCGGGTCAGACGCGAGGATGGAGAGTGGCGCCTCGCCGAGGATCCGCGCCTCGATTCGAGCGCCGAGCAGATGGCCGATCGCCTCGGGCGCGAGCGCCGGTAG
- a CDS encoding glycosyl transferase family 2: MEYVQERIATVHDLTGRVPDAPVDRAAVVVPMTDREYAGLAPERTLSALEDVDPARVIVPIRAPADRVESFVAWLSGFDLPLTPLWCNAPAVEALLDGAGIDAPAGKGRDVWLGLGPAAREEFVALHDADVKNYDASQVPRLLAPLEEFDFAKGYYARVENDRLYGRLFRLFYEPLVAALAVRHPEPILEYLGAFRYALAGEMGFTSTVARRLRPEPAWGLETGLLGEAFGTAGFGGTVQVDLGVHEHDHRAVSGETGLAGMSEHVAGALFRVLDERGIDPEFETLAERYREVAERFLAGYAADAAFNGLAYDRAAERSQVDAYAEAISPAEGDDRLPAWADADLDPGAVLDASGRAIDAL, encoded by the coding sequence ATGGAGTACGTCCAAGAGCGGATTGCGACGGTCCACGACCTCACCGGTCGCGTCCCCGACGCGCCCGTCGACCGGGCGGCCGTCGTCGTCCCCATGACCGACCGCGAGTACGCCGGGCTGGCTCCCGAGCGCACGCTCTCGGCGCTCGAGGACGTCGACCCCGCCCGCGTGATCGTCCCGATCCGCGCGCCCGCCGACCGCGTCGAGTCGTTCGTCGCGTGGCTCTCGGGGTTCGACCTTCCGCTGACCCCGCTGTGGTGTAACGCACCGGCCGTCGAGGCGCTCCTCGACGGGGCCGGGATCGACGCTCCGGCGGGCAAGGGACGGGACGTCTGGCTCGGGCTGGGGCCGGCCGCCCGCGAGGAGTTCGTCGCGCTCCACGACGCCGACGTGAAGAACTACGACGCCTCGCAGGTCCCCCGGTTGCTCGCGCCGCTCGAGGAGTTCGACTTCGCGAAGGGCTACTACGCCCGCGTCGAGAACGACCGGCTCTACGGGCGACTGTTCCGGCTGTTCTACGAGCCGCTGGTCGCCGCCCTCGCCGTGCGCCACCCAGAGCCGATCCTCGAATACCTGGGCGCGTTTCGTTACGCACTGGCCGGCGAAATGGGGTTCACCTCGACGGTCGCCCGCCGGCTCCGCCCCGAACCCGCCTGGGGGCTCGAAACCGGCCTGCTCGGGGAGGCCTTCGGGACCGCCGGATTCGGGGGCACCGTCCAGGTCGATCTCGGGGTCCACGAACACGACCACCGCGCGGTCAGCGGCGAGACGGGCCTGGCGGGGATGAGCGAGCACGTCGCCGGCGCGCTGTTTCGCGTGCTCGACGAGCGGGGGATCGACCCCGAGTTCGAGACGCTCGCCGAACGCTATCGGGAGGTCGCGGAGCGATTTCTCGCGGGCTACGCCGCCGACGCCGCGTTCAACGGGCTGGCGTACGACCGGGCGGCAGAACGCTCGCAGGTCGACGCCTACGCCGAGGCGATCTCCCCCGCCGAGGGCGACGACCGACTCCCCGCGTGGGCCGACGCCGATCTCGATCCCGGAGCCGTACTGGACGCGAGCGGACGGGCGATCGACGCGCTCTGA